A window of the Tunturibacter empetritectus genome harbors these coding sequences:
- a CDS encoding YihY/virulence factor BrkB family protein, with translation MSKSGAIGAVISSGEPILDPAHGTRVERRIWDLVSRSPLHSLWDLRGIPIKVVAKHTWTAFFDDNLVGRAAELGFYFIFALFPSLVTATALLGLAARSASHIYYSLLGYLSIVLPHDAMGMVLETFNQTTTATTSGKLTFGLVAAIWSASVGFSAIQDSLNVVYRVKETRSYFAARLSAIGVTILLMGLVTLILASLLGADFFARLAHLHINERFAAALAAVTVRGIGWLLAAVLLSLFFAVIYYFAPDVKRSQWHWFTPGAAIGIVGWLLASMGLRLYVHLFNNYSVTYGSLGAVIILLTWFYLTGLMLLLGAEINSEIEAAAAAKRLLVAEQSGLTIAAAPGSPVSMSSAPKPAA, from the coding sequence ATGAGCAAATCAGGGGCGATAGGAGCCGTAATCTCTTCCGGGGAACCCATACTCGATCCGGCTCACGGCACTCGCGTAGAGCGGCGCATCTGGGATCTTGTGTCGCGTTCCCCGCTTCACTCCCTATGGGATCTTAGAGGGATTCCGATCAAAGTAGTTGCGAAGCATACCTGGACTGCCTTCTTTGACGATAATCTCGTCGGACGTGCGGCGGAGCTAGGTTTCTACTTCATCTTCGCGCTCTTTCCCAGCCTCGTAACGGCTACTGCGCTACTCGGGCTCGCTGCGCGTTCGGCCTCCCATATCTACTACTCTCTGTTGGGTTATCTTTCGATTGTCCTGCCGCACGATGCGATGGGGATGGTGCTTGAGACCTTCAACCAGACTACGACTGCTACGACCAGTGGGAAGCTAACCTTCGGCCTGGTAGCCGCGATATGGAGCGCGTCTGTCGGGTTCTCCGCGATTCAAGATTCGCTGAATGTTGTTTACCGCGTCAAAGAGACTCGATCGTACTTCGCCGCAAGGCTGTCCGCGATTGGCGTGACCATTCTGCTCATGGGTCTGGTTACGCTGATACTGGCCTCCCTGCTGGGCGCAGACTTCTTCGCCCGGCTCGCCCATCTACATATCAACGAGCGCTTTGCGGCGGCGCTGGCGGCGGTTACGGTAAGAGGGATCGGCTGGCTCCTCGCGGCTGTTCTACTGTCGCTCTTTTTTGCGGTCATCTACTATTTTGCGCCGGACGTGAAGCGGAGCCAGTGGCATTGGTTTACTCCGGGTGCGGCCATCGGCATCGTCGGGTGGCTGCTAGCCTCAATGGGTCTGCGGCTGTACGTCCATCTCTTCAATAACTATTCGGTGACGTATGGCTCCCTTGGCGCGGTCATTATCCTTCTTACATGGTTTTATCTGACGGGTCTGATGCTCTTGCTGGGGGCTGAGATCAATAGCGAAATAGAGGCCGCCGCAGCGGCGAAGCGTCTGCTCGTTGCTGAGCAAAGCGGCCTCACCATTGCGGCGGCTCCTGGTTCGCCGGTTTCGATGTCGAGTGCTCCGAAGCCCGCCGCTTGA
- a CDS encoding MBL fold metallo-hydrolase: MHRTWRGRPFAVRKMEQLWRLVRESHEQPMTGTPRPVQLVKPDELGVTFIGHSSFLLQVNGRKLLVDPVFSKRLIVLRRQRRPGVMVEELPPIDVVLLTHAHMDHLDMASLRRVIRATRRLTGQTPEVVVPRGVEDLVERLGFSRIHGLAWWDQIEVQGLKVTMTPCKHWGARMFRDTHRGYGGYVIEGGGQSVYHSGDTAYFDGFREIGAKLKPEVALLPIGAYFPDTYRSVHTSPEEAVRGFVELGAQQMVPMHYGTFRLGREPMEEPLQRLEAEGERLGIKGKIKILAEGETMHLCPAASIR; the protein is encoded by the coding sequence ATGCATAGAACATGGCGAGGTCGGCCGTTTGCGGTGAGAAAGATGGAGCAGCTTTGGCGGCTGGTGCGCGAGAGCCACGAGCAGCCAATGACCGGAACTCCCCGGCCAGTGCAGTTGGTAAAACCAGACGAGCTCGGAGTCACCTTCATCGGACACTCCTCGTTTCTCCTGCAGGTTAACGGACGAAAGCTGCTCGTCGATCCGGTCTTTTCAAAGCGCCTGATCGTACTTCGACGACAGCGGCGACCGGGCGTCATGGTCGAGGAACTTCCTCCCATCGATGTGGTCCTGCTCACGCACGCGCACATGGACCATCTCGATATGGCATCCCTCCGCCGCGTTATTCGCGCAACGCGCAGGCTGACCGGCCAGACCCCCGAGGTCGTAGTACCCCGCGGCGTGGAGGATCTCGTCGAAAGACTAGGCTTCTCCAGGATCCACGGCCTGGCATGGTGGGACCAGATCGAGGTACAGGGCCTGAAAGTTACGATGACTCCCTGCAAGCACTGGGGCGCGAGGATGTTTCGCGACACCCATCGCGGCTACGGCGGATATGTCATAGAAGGCGGCGGCCAATCCGTCTATCACTCCGGCGACACCGCCTACTTCGATGGATTCAGGGAGATTGGTGCAAAACTCAAACCTGAAGTAGCCCTTCTGCCCATAGGCGCCTACTTTCCCGATACCTACCGCTCCGTTCACACCAGCCCGGAGGAGGCTGTACGAGGCTTCGTTGAACTCGGTGCACAGCAAATGGTGCCGATGCACTATGGCACCTTCCGTCTGGGCCGCGAGCCGATGGAAGAACCCCTGCAAAGGCTGGAAGCAGAGGGCGAGCGGCTGGGCATTAAAGGAAAAATAAAAATTCTCGCCGAGGGTGAGACGATGCACCTTTGCCCGGCAGCCAGCATCCGATAA
- a CDS encoding aldo/keto reductase — MATSTVNAKASGTFSIGGDLTVNRMGYGAMRITGDGVWGAPKDIEGAKKVLKHVVELGINFIDTADSYGPDVSEQLIGEALSPYASGIVIATKGGLTRQGPNRWLPVGRPEYLTQQVEMSLRRLKVERIDLWQLHRIDPKVPVEDSLGAVKKLQQQGKIRHIGLSEVKPHEIDQARKVVEIVSVQNQYNIGDCQHEDVVEYCDKHKIAFIPWFPVAAGKLAKPGGKLDAAAKQHNATVSQLSLAWLLHRSPVMLPIPGTTSVQHLEENVAAADVKLSAAEWKEIEDSAK, encoded by the coding sequence ATGGCTACTTCGACAGTAAATGCGAAAGCAAGTGGAACATTTTCGATAGGCGGGGATCTTACGGTCAATCGCATGGGATACGGCGCGATGCGGATCACCGGCGACGGAGTCTGGGGCGCGCCCAAAGATATAGAAGGCGCAAAGAAAGTACTTAAGCATGTCGTCGAGCTCGGCATCAACTTTATCGACACCGCAGATTCCTACGGCCCTGATGTCAGTGAGCAGCTTATCGGCGAAGCCCTGTCTCCCTATGCGAGTGGCATTGTCATTGCAACCAAAGGCGGCTTGACCAGGCAGGGCCCAAACAGATGGCTGCCGGTAGGGCGGCCGGAGTATCTGACTCAGCAGGTTGAGATGAGCTTGCGCCGATTGAAGGTCGAACGAATTGACCTCTGGCAGCTGCACCGCATTGACCCCAAGGTTCCCGTCGAAGACTCCCTCGGTGCAGTCAAAAAACTTCAGCAGCAAGGCAAGATTCGCCACATCGGCTTGAGTGAAGTAAAGCCCCACGAGATCGATCAGGCCCGCAAGGTCGTTGAGATTGTCAGCGTGCAGAACCAGTACAACATCGGCGACTGCCAGCATGAAGATGTCGTCGAGTACTGCGACAAACACAAGATCGCCTTTATCCCCTGGTTCCCCGTAGCAGCAGGCAAACTGGCCAAACCGGGAGGCAAGCTCGACGCTGCCGCAAAGCAACACAACGCAACTGTCTCGCAGCTCTCCCTCGCATGGCTGCTCCATCGTTCTCCGGTCATGCTGCCCATCCCAGGCACAACTTCGGTACAGCATCTTGAAGAGAACGTGGCAGCAGCCGACGTCAAGCTGTCTGCAGCCGAATGGAAAGAGATCGAAGACTCCGCGAAATAA
- a CDS encoding NAD(P)/FAD-dependent oxidoreductase: protein MAVSTATGSGPVRKRVVILGGGFGGVNAVTALGKLPVDVTLVDRRNYYLFQPLLYQVALAVLSPADIAQPIRTLVRDHPNVDVLMDEAVGIDLAQQRVHLKTGVQLEYDYLILATGSTHSYFGRDDWAVLAPGLKTVEDATEIRRRVLLAFELAERQMMETGTHPALNFVIIGGGPTGVELAGAISDIARLYMARDFRHIDPSMAQVLILEGGPNILAAYPEDLQQKALQQLAELNVKVRTGAHVSDVQPGYVMVGSERIDAVVTLWAAGVQASPLGKMLGVEIDKRGAVFVDGHLNPPGHPEIFICGDLAHFEQDGKQVPGVAQPAMQMGRYAAKRIGRLVAAGLGSDGSGKDEQFRYFDKGDMATIGRKAAVAKIEWPFKAHWSGFPAWMTWLVVHIFFLIGFRNRLSVFRQWAWTYLTFSDGARLITGSQELPGWNSQEDLVGATTKPLDMNSPKT, encoded by the coding sequence ATGGCGGTATCAACGGCAACAGGAAGCGGACCGGTACGAAAGCGAGTCGTGATTCTGGGCGGAGGCTTTGGCGGGGTCAATGCGGTGACGGCGCTGGGTAAACTGCCAGTCGATGTCACTTTGGTGGATCGCAGAAACTACTATCTGTTTCAGCCTCTGCTGTACCAGGTTGCGCTGGCGGTGCTCTCGCCTGCCGACATTGCGCAGCCTATCCGCACGCTGGTGCGGGATCATCCGAATGTCGATGTTCTGATGGATGAGGCTGTGGGCATTGACCTGGCGCAGCAGCGGGTTCATCTGAAGACCGGCGTGCAGCTTGAGTACGACTACCTGATCCTTGCGACGGGGTCGACGCACTCTTACTTCGGCAGGGACGACTGGGCCGTGCTTGCGCCGGGACTGAAGACGGTCGAAGATGCGACTGAAATTCGGCGGCGGGTGCTGCTGGCCTTTGAGCTGGCAGAGCGGCAGATGATGGAGACCGGAACACATCCAGCTTTGAACTTTGTGATCATCGGCGGCGGCCCGACGGGGGTGGAGCTTGCCGGGGCTATCAGCGATATTGCGCGGCTTTATATGGCGCGGGACTTTCGTCATATCGATCCTTCGATGGCGCAGGTTCTGATTCTTGAGGGCGGGCCGAATATTCTTGCCGCCTATCCTGAGGATCTGCAGCAGAAGGCTTTGCAGCAGTTAGCCGAACTTAATGTGAAGGTGCGCACCGGCGCTCATGTCAGCGATGTGCAGCCCGGCTATGTGATGGTCGGCTCAGAGCGGATCGACGCGGTGGTTACGCTATGGGCGGCGGGCGTGCAGGCTTCGCCGCTCGGAAAGATGCTGGGTGTCGAGATTGATAAGCGTGGTGCGGTGTTTGTAGATGGGCATCTGAATCCGCCGGGGCATCCGGAGATTTTTATCTGCGGTGATCTGGCTCACTTCGAGCAGGACGGGAAGCAGGTGCCAGGTGTGGCGCAGCCTGCGATGCAGATGGGCCGTTATGCCGCAAAGCGTATAGGAAGGCTGGTGGCCGCGGGGCTCGGCAGCGATGGGAGCGGCAAGGACGAACAGTTTCGCTACTTTGATAAAGGGGACATGGCGACGATCGGGCGCAAGGCGGCTGTGGCCAAGATCGAATGGCCGTTCAAGGCTCACTGGAGCGGCTTTCCAGCGTGGATGACGTGGCTGGTGGTTCACATTTTTTTTCTTATCGGCTTTCGCAATCGGCTTAGTGTCTTCAGGCAGTGGGCGTGGACGTATCTTACCTTCAGCGATGGGGCGAGGCTGATCACCGGCTCGCAGGAGCTGCCGGGGTGGAACTCGCAGGAGGACCTCGTTGGGGCTACGACGAAGCCACTGGATATGAACTCGCCGAAGACGTAA
- a CDS encoding IPT/TIG domain-containing protein, whose amino-acid sequence MSRPDPSLRTRTEIRRQTLWTMAILWFASAATVWAGGPRWVTGPPYFTTSGVPVVWYTNQPLYFTDPGDLSSNVNHAAADALVAAAAAVWNVPTASLVLSHGGALEEHVSGANAFLGSNGPIFPADVESSNYLAKQIAVIYDRDGSVTDLLLGSGASDPSGCLQNGVTESVDSIVPAGFIQHAILILNGRCAGPAPQQQMQLQYQLMRAFGRVLGLGWSQTNDNVFTDSPQPTVNQALYWPVMHPIDIICSSYTYQCMPQPFTLRPDDLSALAQLYFIAQGQAGPGKQDSLLNANELNGHMSFPGVEGMQGVNVVVRRWPQFTLPAQIEDWYVASGVSGSLYRQSNGNPVTGTDSSMAGSQGTQDSWYQGYTLIQRIPMLPGSWQQLILETEPVNPLYTGQYAVGPYIANTVAPSGSDPVLTEGIYGSYAQAHLDWETDNPVTACNSGTDGTEAAPAAVPAQGWWQDQLCEYGHSAWSSLSVKANRSLTVEVTAEDEQGFASNVKAMPVIGVWNATDALGSLPGVASAGEAFNGEANGMTRLATSFTQPNQLRIGIADQRGDGRPDFNYGARVLYADSLSPATMNASGGVITITGMGFRTGDTVTVNGVAATVSSWTANTIVATAPSIHALGSTTGLVADVAVTDLSTGGTTVMTQALSYAAPVPVFSLVSAPSGLVQAGLSAATPFAVKVSNGDGATPVVGEEVTFTATAGTVQFAACGTASCVVNTDANGMASTLVTPLSSGTIALQAAGVDGMVAASFMAAARVQTAIAVQAMEYIAAGTTFAWTPQVSVSDNFAATAGVPVGWQTTSGVVSVAPASSVVNSQGIAQTVATAGPLAAGAEATLSGCAWTNVCASFTTAGVDLADLRVIAVSGANLIVPANGTIVPVVLQVTDTASHPVGGAVVQIFETVRAWQPACPNRGRCPIAPVLASSQSFAVSDANGLLTVVPQQIPGIAETTNLAVGTGTQGFLSLTLQKQP is encoded by the coding sequence ATGTCACGCCCTGACCCCAGCTTACGAACTCGAACCGAGATACGACGGCAGACTCTTTGGACGATGGCGATCTTGTGGTTCGCGAGCGCGGCGACGGTTTGGGCCGGTGGGCCGCGCTGGGTGACGGGGCCACCGTACTTTACGACCTCCGGGGTTCCGGTGGTCTGGTACACGAATCAGCCGCTTTATTTTACGGACCCCGGCGATCTGAGCTCGAATGTGAACCATGCGGCTGCGGATGCTCTTGTTGCGGCGGCAGCCGCGGTGTGGAATGTTCCGACCGCGAGCCTGGTGCTTTCGCACGGTGGCGCGCTCGAGGAGCATGTGAGCGGAGCGAATGCTTTTCTCGGATCGAATGGGCCAATCTTTCCGGCGGATGTCGAGAGCAGCAACTATCTGGCCAAGCAGATTGCCGTCATCTACGACAGGGATGGTTCGGTCACGGATCTTTTGCTGGGCAGTGGAGCGAGCGACCCGTCGGGGTGCCTGCAGAACGGCGTGACCGAGAGCGTTGACTCGATCGTGCCGGCGGGTTTCATTCAGCACGCGATTCTTATCCTCAATGGCCGATGTGCCGGGCCTGCACCTCAGCAACAGATGCAGCTGCAGTACCAGTTGATGAGGGCGTTTGGGCGCGTGCTTGGCCTGGGGTGGTCGCAGACCAATGACAATGTCTTTACTGACAGCCCGCAACCTACGGTCAACCAGGCGCTGTACTGGCCGGTGATGCATCCGATCGACATTATTTGTAGCTCGTATACCTACCAGTGCATGCCGCAACCGTTTACCTTGCGGCCGGACGACCTGTCGGCACTGGCGCAACTTTACTTCATCGCTCAAGGGCAGGCGGGCCCGGGGAAGCAGGACAGCCTGCTGAATGCGAATGAGCTTAACGGTCATATGAGTTTTCCGGGCGTGGAGGGGATGCAGGGGGTGAACGTCGTCGTACGTCGATGGCCGCAGTTCACGCTGCCGGCGCAGATTGAAGACTGGTACGTTGCTTCCGGTGTCTCGGGTTCGTTGTACCGTCAATCGAATGGCAACCCGGTGACGGGTACGGATTCGTCCATGGCAGGGAGTCAGGGGACCCAGGACTCGTGGTACCAGGGATATACGTTGATTCAACGAATACCGATGCTCCCCGGCAGCTGGCAGCAACTGATTCTGGAGACCGAACCTGTCAATCCGCTGTATACGGGGCAATATGCGGTGGGACCTTACATCGCCAATACCGTGGCACCCTCCGGCTCGGACCCGGTGCTTACTGAAGGAATCTACGGCAGCTACGCGCAAGCGCATCTCGATTGGGAGACCGACAATCCAGTGACCGCCTGCAACTCTGGCACGGACGGGACGGAGGCTGCTCCCGCGGCAGTGCCGGCGCAGGGATGGTGGCAGGATCAGCTTTGCGAGTATGGGCACTCTGCGTGGTCTTCGCTCTCGGTCAAAGCCAATCGCTCGTTGACGGTTGAGGTGACGGCGGAAGATGAGCAGGGGTTCGCGAGCAACGTAAAGGCGATGCCGGTGATCGGCGTGTGGAACGCGACGGATGCGCTGGGCTCATTGCCTGGAGTTGCCAGTGCAGGTGAGGCCTTTAATGGCGAGGCAAACGGCATGACCAGGCTGGCCACCTCGTTTACGCAACCGAATCAGTTACGAATTGGGATCGCGGATCAGCGTGGCGATGGGCGGCCTGATTTCAACTATGGGGCGCGCGTGCTCTACGCAGACTCGTTGAGCCCAGCCACGATGAACGCGTCGGGAGGCGTGATTACCATCACGGGAATGGGCTTTCGCACCGGAGATACGGTGACCGTCAATGGGGTTGCAGCAACGGTTTCGAGTTGGACTGCGAATACGATTGTGGCGACGGCACCTTCGATTCATGCTCTGGGGTCCACGACCGGGCTGGTGGCCGATGTTGCTGTGACGGATCTGTCTACGGGGGGGACGACGGTGATGACGCAGGCGCTGAGCTATGCCGCGCCGGTGCCTGTGTTCAGCCTGGTGAGTGCGCCATCGGGCCTGGTGCAGGCTGGGTTGAGTGCTGCGACGCCGTTTGCGGTGAAGGTGTCAAACGGCGATGGGGCGACTCCAGTGGTGGGTGAGGAGGTTACGTTTACTGCGACCGCAGGCACGGTGCAGTTCGCCGCCTGTGGGACGGCCAGCTGCGTCGTCAACACGGATGCCAACGGAATGGCATCGACGCTGGTGACTCCTTTAAGTTCGGGTACGATTGCGCTGCAGGCGGCTGGAGTCGATGGCATGGTGGCTGCTTCCTTCATGGCGGCGGCGCGGGTGCAGACGGCGATTGCGGTGCAGGCGATGGAGTACATTGCTGCGGGCACAACCTTTGCATGGACTCCACAGGTCAGCGTGAGCGATAACTTTGCCGCTACTGCAGGGGTGCCGGTTGGCTGGCAGACGACTTCGGGTGTTGTGTCGGTGGCGCCGGCCAGCTCTGTGGTGAACTCGCAGGGGATTGCGCAGACGGTTGCGACGGCTGGCCCGTTGGCGGCGGGTGCTGAGGCGACGCTCTCTGGCTGTGCGTGGACGAACGTCTGCGCTTCGTTTACTACAGCGGGCGTGGATCTTGCGGACCTGCGGGTGATCGCGGTGAGCGGAGCCAATCTGATTGTTCCGGCGAATGGAACAATTGTGCCGGTTGTTCTGCAGGTTACGGATACGGCGTCTCATCCTGTTGGGGGGGCTGTGGTCCAGATCTTTGAGACTGTGAGGGCCTGGCAACCGGCGTGTCCGAATCGGGGGCGTTGTCCTATCGCACCTGTGCTTGCCTCCTCGCAGTCTTTTGCTGTCTCGGACGCGAACGGACTGTTGACGGTTGTTCCGCAGCAGATCCCGGGCATAGCTGAGACGACGAACCTCGCCGTGGGTACAGGCACACAGGGCTTCCTCTCGCTTACCTTGCAGAAACAGCCCTAA
- a CDS encoding allantoinase: MANLTLVYGMRLLPADEIASVGEAPVTLKNGNEAHVTLHVLEGSREQIEAQLRMSIDAFFDFYPEI; the protein is encoded by the coding sequence ATGGCAAACCTGACCCTGGTGTATGGAATGAGGCTGTTACCTGCGGATGAGATCGCGTCCGTGGGCGAGGCGCCTGTAACCCTGAAGAACGGCAACGAGGCGCATGTGACGCTGCATGTGCTGGAGGGCAGCCGGGAGCAGATTGAGGCGCAGCTGCGGATGAGCATCGACGCGTTCTTCGACTTCTACCCGGAGATCTAG
- the trxB gene encoding thioredoxin-disulfide reductase, giving the protein MPENITHDTVILGSGCAGLTAAIYTGRANLKPLVLEGHEPGGQLSITTLVENFPGWPEGVQGPDLIENMKKQAVRFGAELRMAHLSSIDLTKRPFALNLGKETIHTRTLIIASGASARWLNLPSEQALIGHGVTSCATCDGFFASGKEIAVIGGGDTAMEEALFLTRFATKVTIINRSEKFRASKIMLDRAMAHPNIRFLSSTIVEEVLGVEEKDVKGLRVKNQVSGEQYVLPVAFMFLAIGHIPNAEAFRGMIDLDPEGYIQTRNNVFTTHNGEIIPGVFACGDIQDRRYRQAITAAGSGCMAALEVEKYLEEHGR; this is encoded by the coding sequence ATGCCCGAAAACATAACGCACGACACTGTCATCCTCGGTTCAGGCTGCGCCGGACTCACTGCCGCCATCTACACCGGCCGCGCCAACCTCAAGCCGCTCGTCCTTGAAGGCCACGAGCCCGGCGGCCAGCTCTCCATCACCACGCTGGTGGAAAACTTTCCCGGCTGGCCCGAGGGCGTCCAGGGTCCCGACCTCATCGAGAACATGAAGAAGCAGGCCGTCCGCTTCGGAGCCGAACTCCGCATGGCCCACCTCAGCTCCATCGACCTCACCAAACGTCCCTTCGCCCTCAACCTCGGCAAGGAGACCATCCACACCCGTACCCTCATCATCGCCTCCGGTGCCAGCGCACGCTGGCTGAACCTCCCCTCCGAGCAGGCCCTCATCGGCCACGGCGTCACCTCCTGCGCCACCTGTGACGGCTTCTTCGCCTCCGGCAAAGAGATCGCCGTCATCGGCGGCGGCGACACCGCCATGGAAGAGGCTCTCTTCCTCACCCGCTTCGCCACCAAGGTCACCATCATCAACCGCAGCGAGAAGTTCCGCGCCTCCAAGATCATGCTCGACCGCGCCATGGCTCACCCCAACATCCGCTTCCTCTCCAGCACCATCGTTGAAGAGGTCCTCGGCGTAGAAGAGAAGGACGTCAAGGGCCTCCGCGTCAAAAATCAGGTCTCCGGCGAGCAGTACGTTCTGCCGGTAGCCTTCATGTTCCTGGCCATCGGCCACATCCCCAACGCCGAAGCCTTCCGCGGCATGATCGACCTCGACCCCGAGGGCTATATCCAGACGCGCAACAACGTCTTCACCACCCATAACGGCGAGATCATCCCCGGCGTCTTCGCCTGCGGAGACATCCAGGATCGCCGCTACCGCCAGGCCATCACCGCCGCCGGCTCCGGCTGCATGGCCGCCCTCGAGGTCGAAAAGTACCTCGAAGAACACGGCCGCTGA
- a CDS encoding DUF3592 domain-containing protein → MKIAGPIVWSSPSTWPWMVYAWAAFALIGAAKPAWHWLQRGRGESWPLADGRIDSAQISKPGFSLTVKSGHYLAELLYSYSFAGVSYSGRYTRDIPAAEEADEFIRDLQGKAIAVHYNPEKPSRSALLERDVELLLQSRTPVPLASLPPPRSIPSSISSLLPIFIALSVVGLVLSLWVHLGAVMGKRVAPESFFWILHMGVFVVWLPAVLVAQRLVGTTNRKDFWKVVLRNSPDWMRYMVYAFGGYAVVNFLLFMVNAPNGENGTNPPATVWRGFSGHWMAFYSAALAILYSASRSSAPIDHS, encoded by the coding sequence ATGAAGATTGCAGGTCCGATAGTCTGGAGTAGTCCTTCGACATGGCCTTGGATGGTTTACGCGTGGGCGGCATTTGCGTTAATCGGCGCAGCTAAACCAGCTTGGCATTGGTTACAACGGGGCAGAGGAGAGAGTTGGCCACTTGCCGATGGACGGATCGACTCTGCACAAATCTCGAAACCTGGCTTCTCCTTAACCGTCAAAAGCGGTCACTATCTAGCGGAGCTCCTCTACTCCTACTCTTTCGCTGGCGTCAGCTACTCTGGCCGTTACACTCGCGACATCCCCGCCGCAGAAGAGGCCGACGAATTCATCCGCGATCTTCAAGGTAAGGCGATAGCAGTTCACTACAACCCGGAAAAGCCTTCACGTTCTGCTTTGCTCGAACGCGACGTCGAATTGTTGCTTCAGAGCCGCACACCAGTACCTCTCGCGTCGTTGCCACCACCAAGGTCAATACCGTCGTCGATCAGCTCCCTTCTTCCAATCTTTATTGCTCTCTCCGTCGTAGGTCTCGTATTGAGTCTGTGGGTCCATCTCGGCGCCGTGATGGGGAAGCGTGTAGCTCCCGAATCCTTTTTCTGGATTCTTCACATGGGAGTCTTCGTTGTGTGGCTGCCTGCAGTGCTAGTTGCCCAAAGACTCGTTGGGACTACGAACCGCAAGGATTTCTGGAAGGTCGTCTTAAGAAATTCCCCTGACTGGATGCGTTACATGGTCTACGCCTTTGGAGGGTATGCAGTGGTCAACTTTCTTTTGTTCATGGTCAATGCTCCCAATGGAGAAAATGGTACAAATCCTCCTGCGACAGTATGGAGAGGATTCTCCGGACATTGGATGGCTTTTTATTCAGCCGCCTTAGCTATCTTGTACAGTGCATCGCGAAGCTCGGCACCCATCGATCACTCATGA
- a CDS encoding PadR family transcriptional regulator produces the protein MKPDPSHNPPLAPATLHILLALAAEDLHGYGIIQEIARQSHGHYKLGPGTLYDNLKRLMDQRLVIDAPKSSLSEDETRRLYRLTAQGRTVLSAEIDRLHNVVREARQTLNEKRPRRV, from the coding sequence ATGAAGCCTGACCCCAGCCACAACCCGCCTCTCGCCCCTGCCACGCTTCACATCCTTCTGGCACTTGCCGCCGAAGACCTCCACGGTTACGGCATCATCCAGGAGATCGCGCGCCAGTCACACGGGCACTACAAACTTGGCCCTGGCACACTCTACGACAATCTCAAAAGGCTCATGGACCAGAGACTCGTCATCGACGCTCCAAAATCTTCTCTCTCTGAGGATGAGACCCGCAGACTCTACCGCCTTACCGCCCAAGGCCGCACCGTGCTCTCGGCAGAGATAGACCGCCTGCACAACGTAGTACGCGAGGCAAGACAGACGCTCAACGAAAAGAGGCCGCGCAGAGTATGA